Proteins from one Brevibacillus humidisoli genomic window:
- a CDS encoding cbb3-type cytochrome c oxidase subunit I gives MLDSIKDFASEFFVTGDPLILGAQVSIAIAMVAILFVLSYFKKWGWLWREWLTTVDHKKIGIMYIICSILMLFRGGVDALLMRLQLAMPEMQFLEAEHYNQIFTTHGVIMILFMAMPLMFGLFNIVVPLQIGARDVAYPFLNALSFWLFFWGAMLFNVSFVIGGSPDAGWLAYPPLSGLTHSPGVGQNFYIWGIQISGIGSLATGINFIVTILKMRAPGMTLMKMPMFTWSVFSSCIIIIFAFPILTVTLALLFLDRFLGTHFFTLDAGGNPMMYINLIWMWGHPEVYIVVLPAFGIFSEIAATFSKKKLFGYKSMVFAMISISVFSFFTWAHHFFTMGSGADVNAFFAVTTMAIAIPTGVKVFNWLFTMFRGRITFTTPMMWMIAFIPCFVIGGMTGVLLSVAPADFQFHNSYFLIAHFHQVLIGGVAFGYFAGLYYWWPKMFGFKLNEHLGKWAFWFWNIGFYVCFMPQYVLGLDGMTRRMYTYDFDMGWGPLNLVSTIGGFMMGIGFIFQVWQIAYSIKKNQKDVTGDPWNGRTLEWSIPSPAPLYNFATLPQVEAVDDWWEKKQKREQGIAPPPAPPLEPIHMPKNSGIPFIKSLLWFFVGFGFVWGWLWMAIPALIGVGICMLVRQFSYDTDYYIPVSEVQKAEAQARGAAL, from the coding sequence AAGAAGATCGGGATCATGTACATCATCTGCTCGATCTTGATGCTGTTTAGGGGCGGCGTCGACGCTCTGTTGATGAGACTGCAGTTGGCGATGCCCGAGATGCAATTCCTCGAGGCGGAGCATTATAACCAAATCTTTACCACACACGGCGTGATCATGATTCTGTTCATGGCGATGCCGCTCATGTTCGGCTTGTTCAACATCGTCGTGCCGCTTCAGATCGGGGCGCGGGACGTGGCGTATCCTTTCTTGAACGCGTTAAGTTTTTGGCTGTTCTTCTGGGGGGCGATGCTGTTCAACGTCTCCTTCGTCATCGGCGGTTCGCCGGATGCCGGTTGGCTTGCTTATCCACCGCTGTCCGGACTCACCCATAGTCCAGGGGTGGGACAGAACTTCTACATCTGGGGGATTCAGATCTCCGGGATCGGGAGTTTGGCGACAGGGATCAACTTTATCGTTACGATCTTAAAAATGCGGGCGCCAGGAATGACGCTGATGAAAATGCCGATGTTTACCTGGTCTGTCTTTTCCAGCTGCATCATCATCATCTTTGCGTTTCCGATCTTGACGGTGACCCTGGCTCTGCTGTTCCTCGACCGTTTTCTGGGGACCCACTTTTTCACGCTGGATGCCGGCGGAAACCCGATGATGTATATCAACCTGATCTGGATGTGGGGGCACCCTGAGGTCTATATCGTTGTGCTTCCGGCATTCGGTATCTTTTCAGAGATTGCGGCAACGTTCTCCAAAAAGAAATTGTTCGGCTATAAATCGATGGTTTTTGCCATGATTTCAATCAGTGTCTTTTCCTTCTTCACCTGGGCCCACCATTTCTTCACGATGGGCTCTGGCGCCGACGTCAACGCCTTCTTCGCGGTGACGACGATGGCAATCGCCATCCCGACCGGGGTGAAGGTGTTCAACTGGCTGTTTACGATGTTCCGCGGCAGGATTACCTTTACCACACCGATGATGTGGATGATCGCCTTTATTCCCTGCTTCGTCATAGGGGGCATGACCGGGGTGTTGCTGTCTGTAGCGCCGGCTGACTTCCAATTCCATAACAGCTATTTTCTGATCGCTCACTTCCATCAGGTGCTGATCGGCGGTGTGGCCTTCGGGTACTTTGCGGGCTTGTATTACTGGTGGCCCAAAATGTTTGGGTTCAAGCTGAATGAGCATTTGGGCAAATGGGCCTTCTGGTTTTGGAACATCGGCTTCTATGTCTGCTTTATGCCGCAGTACGTCCTGGGACTTGACGGAATGACCCGCCGGATGTACACCTATGACTTCGACATGGGCTGGGGACCGCTCAACCTGGTTTCTACCATCGGCGGATTTATGATGGGGATTGGCTTCATCTTTCAGGTGTGGCAGATTGCCTACAGCATCAAGAAGAATCAGAAGGATGTCACAGGCGATCCGTGGAATGGGCGGACGCTGGAGTGGTCGATTCCTTCTCCGGCTCCCCTCTACAACTTTGCTACGCTGCCACAGGTAGAGGCGGTAGACGATTGGTGGGAGAAAAAGCAGAAACGGGAACAAGGCATCGCTCCGCCTCCCGCCCCGCCGTTGGAACCGATTCATATGCCGAAAAACTCAGGGATTCCGTTTATCAAATCGCTGCTGTGGTTCTTTGTCGGATTTGGGTTCGTATGGGGCTGGCTGTGGATGGCGATTCCGGCTCTGATCGGTGTCGGGATCTGTATGTTGGTTCGTCAGTTCTCCTACGACACGGACTACTACATTCCAGTCAGTGAGGTTCAAAAAGCGGAAGCGCAAGCAAGGGGGGCGGCACTGTGA